Proteins found in one Vallitalea guaymasensis genomic segment:
- a CDS encoding type I restriction endonuclease subunit R produces MSNVPKNASERTFQEHFVKELVKYKWKSPDFLNGNKKKVTVSDLINYWRSELNRINADQLEGVELTDNEFAQVMTKVGQISNSYEAAKILSIEESTGKIDGIYRDDNPRITRKQITLTILKKAAVSGGDSSYRVAREVVTPNNNRFDIVLLINGLPLINIEQKRTDKSLDEAYGQFIRYYRDGEYCNNFMAFSQMMVITTEIETRYFATPKSINDFNPVFVFHWADKENKTVNNWQKVIEHFLMIPMAHQMVGDYLVIDEAKEEENRKHMLMRPYQVYALQAIEGAAFGWDNEGIAHGGFVWHTTGSGKTITSFKTALFLSTRARFDKVVFLVDRRALDRTTSDNFKAYAAYEPVTVDDTKHTYQLKKQLKLQKSGIIVTTTFKLNVLVKELEEAKDNTLADKEIVFIVDEAHRTTMGQMMGVIKEYFKKNGLFYGFTGTPLFDENNIKGKINKKSEVINTTEKLFGPILHQYTIDEAISDGNVLGFYVDYINTGEFKSHDDLREQLVEIIKEEQPELADREIERKVQEWSEADVELQASKRSILTYQDETHMPRVVEEILNNWETQSQGREFNAILTVAYKKRVIAFYNEFKKQLNERGEKLNITMTFSFGNENDTDNISPAIIKEMFKDYSEYTGIEFIAGDKKHGEDAYFEDVVERATRGGSRRNKKNIDLVIVADQLLTGYDSQRLNTLYVDRSLELQGLIQAYSRTNRVFGKNKEFGTIVNFQYPRLTKQTVETALKLYGSGGSSSRAIVDTYIVAVEKFNISVLEMVESLPDPSKWEELKDETEGKDKFIISFKDAAEQLNLVEQYYEYQWNDDTFGIDEHTWLKYVGAYKNLTRKEGPDDPVINIIKPLVGKTKLAGTQVIDAAHLIGLIGSKVSNVDGIQTVDEEILRIIHEQIQELSDMGEDNKAHLLKEFVDTELVPGNLSYNLNFDDAYDIWKKDKLKADIDDLADRWGIDKDWLLKSVNAFSVAQAKVIPYIDELTKSVDYDKATDKSAGNKLKHMMLLTGKLPELMVEMKQKYA; encoded by the coding sequence ATGAGCAATGTACCTAAAAATGCTTCTGAAAGGACTTTTCAGGAGCATTTTGTAAAAGAACTAGTAAAATATAAATGGAAGTCTCCTGATTTCTTAAACGGAAATAAGAAGAAAGTTACAGTATCCGATCTAATTAATTATTGGCGAAGTGAGTTGAATCGTATAAATGCCGACCAACTTGAAGGCGTAGAATTAACAGATAATGAATTTGCACAGGTGATGACTAAGGTAGGTCAGATCAGCAATAGTTATGAAGCTGCTAAAATATTATCTATTGAAGAATCAACAGGTAAAATTGATGGAATTTATCGTGATGATAATCCAAGGATAACTAGGAAACAGATTACTCTAACTATCTTAAAAAAAGCTGCGGTAAGTGGCGGTGACTCAAGTTATCGTGTGGCAAGGGAGGTAGTAACTCCTAATAATAATAGATTTGATATAGTGTTATTAATTAATGGATTACCCTTAATTAATATAGAACAAAAACGTACGGATAAATCATTAGATGAAGCGTACGGTCAGTTTATCAGATATTATAGAGATGGTGAATACTGTAATAACTTCATGGCATTTTCACAGATGATGGTAATAACTACGGAGATAGAAACTCGTTATTTTGCAACACCAAAATCCATTAATGATTTTAATCCTGTGTTTGTTTTCCATTGGGCAGATAAAGAGAATAAAACGGTAAATAATTGGCAGAAAGTTATTGAGCATTTTTTGATGATACCTATGGCACATCAAATGGTTGGAGATTATTTAGTGATTGATGAAGCAAAAGAAGAAGAAAACAGGAAGCATATGCTCATGCGTCCGTATCAAGTCTACGCATTGCAAGCAATAGAAGGTGCTGCCTTCGGGTGGGATAATGAAGGAATAGCACATGGAGGATTTGTTTGGCATACAACTGGTTCTGGAAAAACAATTACTAGTTTTAAGACAGCATTATTTTTATCTACGCGTGCTAGATTTGATAAGGTAGTATTTTTGGTTGATAGAAGAGCGTTAGATAGAACTACTAGCGATAATTTTAAGGCGTATGCAGCTTATGAACCAGTAACAGTTGATGATACAAAACATACATATCAGTTGAAAAAACAGCTTAAATTACAGAAATCAGGAATTATAGTAACAACGACATTCAAACTTAATGTACTTGTAAAGGAATTAGAAGAAGCTAAGGACAACACTTTGGCAGATAAAGAAATTGTATTTATTGTAGATGAAGCCCATAGAACAACAATGGGACAGATGATGGGAGTTATTAAAGAATATTTTAAAAAAAATGGTCTTTTCTATGGATTTACGGGAACACCTCTATTTGATGAAAATAATATTAAAGGGAAAATAAATAAAAAAAGTGAAGTAATTAATACCACTGAGAAGTTATTTGGCCCCATACTTCATCAATATACCATTGATGAGGCAATTTCAGATGGAAATGTTTTAGGGTTTTATGTGGATTATATCAATACTGGTGAATTCAAAAGTCATGACGATTTAAGAGAACAGTTAGTAGAAATAATTAAAGAAGAGCAACCTGAACTTGCGGATAGGGAGATTGAACGTAAGGTACAAGAATGGTCTGAAGCAGATGTGGAACTACAGGCTAGTAAAAGAAGTATTTTAACATATCAAGATGAGACACATATGCCAAGAGTTGTCGAAGAAATATTAAATAACTGGGAGACTCAGTCTCAGGGAAGAGAATTTAATGCTATCTTAACAGTTGCGTACAAAAAGCGAGTGATTGCATTTTACAATGAATTTAAGAAACAATTAAATGAGCGTGGAGAAAAACTAAATATTACCATGACATTTAGTTTTGGTAACGAAAATGATACTGATAATATTTCTCCAGCAATTATTAAAGAGATGTTCAAGGATTACTCTGAGTATACAGGTATTGAATTTATTGCGGGTGATAAAAAACATGGAGAGGACGCATATTTTGAAGACGTAGTGGAACGTGCAACTCGTGGTGGAAGCAGACGCAATAAGAAAAATATAGACCTCGTGATTGTAGCAGATCAATTACTAACAGGATATGATTCTCAACGATTAAATACATTATATGTTGATCGATCTTTGGAACTGCAGGGATTAATTCAAGCATATTCTAGGACAAACCGTGTATTTGGTAAGAATAAAGAGTTTGGAACAATTGTTAATTTTCAGTATCCAAGGTTGACTAAACAAACTGTAGAAACTGCATTAAAATTATATGGTAGTGGTGGAAGTAGTAGTAGAGCAATAGTTGATACATACATTGTAGCGGTCGAAAAATTTAATATAAGTGTTCTAGAAATGGTTGAATCTCTTCCAGATCCTTCAAAATGGGAAGAATTAAAAGATGAAACAGAAGGGAAAGATAAGTTTATTATTTCTTTTAAAGATGCAGCAGAACAGTTGAATTTGGTGGAACAGTATTATGAATACCAATGGAATGATGATACATTTGGTATTGACGAACACACTTGGTTAAAATATGTAGGTGCATATAAAAATTTAACAAGAAAAGAAGGACCAGATGATCCTGTGATAAATATTATTAAACCACTTGTTGGGAAAACAAAGTTAGCAGGAACACAAGTAATTGATGCAGCTCATTTAATTGGATTGATCGGTTCGAAAGTGAGTAATGTCGATGGTATACAAACAGTAGATGAAGAAATCCTACGTATAATTCATGAGCAGATTCAAGAACTAAGTGATATGGGTGAGGATAATAAAGCACATTTGCTAAAGGAGTTTGTAGATACTGAATTAGTACCTGGAAATTTATCTTATAACTTGAATTTTGATGATGCTTATGATATTTGGAAAAAGGATAAATTAAAAGCTGATATTGATGATTTAGCAGACAGATGGGGCATTGATAAAGATTGGCTTTTAAAATCTG